A genome region from Arachis duranensis cultivar V14167 chromosome 6, aradu.V14167.gnm2.J7QH, whole genome shotgun sequence includes the following:
- the LOC107494029 gene encoding mRNA-decapping enzyme-like protein, which produces MSQSQSKKLTPNLDRQSTKVLNLTVLQRIDPFIAEILFTAAHVSFYEFNIETNQWSRKDVEGSLFVVKRNVQPQFQFIVMNRRNTDNLVENLLDFEYELKKPYLLYRNAAQEVNGIWFYNEDECEEVANLFNRILSEYSKIPPNAVMPSVKSESKEVPVSVVAESPLESSSAPASAAEAFGGPVFSTIFSTSKTAGNSDIENFRQPSATVTSTSQSGILSPAPAIQIPSASPSGLSLSGFPVGPFETFNSGNQVTNLVKPSSFFASASSSSQISAPISSSSSPSTALQHSLNMPHQYGRTMPQPFPPPNLSPSLPTGSSLTPNQATISRDKVRDALLSLVQDDQFIDLVFQTFLKLNHS; this is translated from the exons ATGTCGCAGAGTCAGAGTAAGAAACTGACGCCGAATCTGGATAGGCAGAGCACCAAGGTGCTGAATCTCACCGTCCTCCAGCGCATCGATCCCTTCATCGCCGAGATTCTTTTCACCGCCGCTCACGTCTCTTTCTACGAATTCAACATCGAAACTAATCAGTGG agtcGCAAGGATGTCGAAGGATCTCTATTTGTTGTCAAGAG GAATGTGCAGCCTCAGTTTCAGTTCATTGTCATGAATCGACGAAATACAG ACAACCTAGTAGAGAATCTATTGGATTTTGAGTATGAACTTAAGAAGCCATACCTATTATATCGGAATGCAGCTCAAGAAGTTAATGGTATATGGTTTTACAATGAAGATGAATGTGAAGAAGTTGCAAATCTCTTTAATAG GATACTTTCTGAATACTCAAAGATACCTCCAAATGCAGTAATGCCTTCAGTCAAAAG TGAGTCCAAGGAAGTGCCAGTGTCAGTTGTAGCAGAAAGCCCTCTGGAGTCCTCTTCAGCTCCTGCTTCTGCAGCTGAAGCTTTTGGAGGTCCTGTGTTTTCGACCATCTTCAGT ACATCTAAGACTGCTGGAAATTCAGATATAGAAAACTTTAGACAGCCTTCTGCCACTGTAACTTCCACATCTCAAAGTGGTATTTTGTCCCCTGCACCTGCTATACAAATACCATCTGCCTCTCCTTCAGGTTTATCTTTGTCTGGCTTCCCGGTTGGCCCTTTTGAAACATTCAACAGTGGCAATCAAGTCACGAATCTTGTTAAGCCTTCTAGTTTCTTTGCCTCCGCTTCTTCATCTTCACAAATAAGTGCacctatttcttcttcttcatccccTAGCACAGCTCTTCAACATTCATTGAATATGCCACACCAATATGGAAGGACGATGCCGCAACCCTTTCCACCACCTAATCTTTCTCCGTCTCTTCCCACTGGTTCTAGCCTCACTCCTAATCAAGCTACCATCAGCCGGGACAAAGTCCGTGATGCACTCTTATCTCTGGTTCAG GATGATCAATTCATTGACTTGGTGTTCCAAACATTTCTGAAGCTGAATCATTCTTGA
- the LOC107494028 gene encoding small RNA-binding protein 11, chloroplastic: MAAFRRMISFGSNRTLTPPSLLTFRRGIAFKLFVGGLSVHTTEKGLTDAFSDCGQVIEAKIITDRVSERSKGFGFVTFASRVEAANAISQMNGKALNGRDIFVDYAKPTYFKSTGMPIARGPPELPTVDS; this comes from the exons ATGGCGGCTTTTCGGAGAATGATTAGCTTCGGATCGAACAGAACTTTGACTCCACCCTCTCTTCTCACTTTCCGCAGAGGAATCGCTTTCAAGCTCTTCGTTGGAG GATTGTCTGTGCACACGACGGAGAAAGGATTGACAGATGCTTTCTCTGATTGCGGACAAGTAATTGAAG CTAAAATTATAACAGACAGGGTATCGGAGAGATCTAAAGGGTTTGGGTTCGTCACCTTTGCTTCACGGGTTGAGGCTGCGAATGCCATTTCACAGATGAATGGGAAG GCACTAAATGGCCGCGATATCTTTGTTGATTATGCGAAACCAACTTATTTCAAGAGTACTGGAATGCCCATTGCAAGAGGACCCCCTGAACTCCCCACAGTTGATAGTTGA